In Solenopsis invicta isolate M01_SB chromosome 9, UNIL_Sinv_3.0, whole genome shotgun sequence, the sequence aattataacattgaaaattaGTGTTTATTGGCATACATAAATGGCAAACGTGATTAACTTCCTCTAAATGAgaaaatcttgataaaaaaactgaaatttagaaactaaaaatttaaaatttagtttacaTTTTGGATTTCTATTatgaataatttctattataataatcagtTAGATAATTCTGCTTTGAAAAACAAACTATCATTTAGATCTGGTTATCTAGTAAATACCATTTTGCACTCAATAAAaccaaagaaataattttattaattgcaaaatgataTTTACCAGATAGCTAGCTAGAGCTaagtaatgattatttttacacagcatagttatttaattgattattcataataaaaacCAACAGTATAAACTAATTTTTGGAACATACACTACTACTTTATTATCATATTCTGGTGTTTCATTTTTTAGTAGACAGCAATTCTTACATTTTTGAGTAGGTTGCAGAACTTTAGAAATAGGATGAAAGTAATAAACACAAATCAGAAATCAACACAATAGGTCCTCAAATACGTGTTTGAAATTTACTTACTGttactacaaatttttttattaaactttatctTTTAGTTTACAATTActtccaaaaataaaaagaaaatcaatttattattcacAAGCACTCACCTGTTCTTAatggaataaaattgtttacttcTGGGATCGAtatctacattttttatatctgttTTTATCTTATTGTAATACATTGACGTGAGAATGAAAAACACCACGTTGGATATTGTCACAATCGTCTCCGGTCCATAAGCGAAAATTAAATCGCTGTAGTTATTCCAACTGTCTTTATCTTTtgattaaaatcataataaaatttaattaatctattttaaaattattacgctatacatagaaaattataacatgAAAACGAAAATATTGTGCTTCTGGAGAAGGAGGTGTAACAGGACAAAGATGGGAATTTTGAGTCCCGTGCCCAATGAATCGTTATACGGAGAAAAATGTCTactcagataaaaaaaatgttgggCTAAGTTTCATTTCAAAAGAGCCACACAACTTCGAGATATTgcaagaaatgtgattttttatcaacattttctttctctgttaaatttaaattaaaccttacaaaaaaattcagaattatAAAGGATACCATGTTCACATAAGTTCAAATTTtgacttttacatatttatatagagGCATgaatactgaacaacttttccttataaattaatcggcggtCTCGtatagttttcaagatatacttagagaaagaaaacacaatattacttaattatttcagaaaatattcattttacaaaaaaaggatcaaacaaaaaatgaagctcgcaATAAGCTCTATAAGAAAGATCATACAcacattttatctttaatacttTAGTCGCGATAGTAGTAGAGAAActgttttaaaactaatttttttaaattttaagtagtGTTTGCCCAAGCATCTgcttttcacgcaaaactactgaaaatttaaaaaacttattttaaaacagtttctTTACTATCGCGACtgaagtattgaagttaggtaaaatatgtatatgactcttttttatagagcttctttttatagagcttattacaaacttcattttttgtttgatacaattttttgtaaaatgaatattttctgaaataattaagaaaaactgttttctctTTCACCAactatatctcgaaaactatacgagagcgccgattaatttattaggaaaagttgtttagtatccatgcctctataacatatgtaaaGGTCAAAGTCATCGAGGGAGAGGGGTAGCTCTTCCAAAGTTTAATCACTATATGTATCTATTTGCTgcgtaaattattatatcaaacaGGTTGGAAGAAATATTCAACACTGCGCAGACGAGTTAGGTTTCGTTATAAGAAATCGGTTATATTTCCATGAACTCCGATACTAGTATTAACTAGCTTATGTTATATCATCTTTCGgaaaattattatcgattaaTAACTCACATGTTAACGCACATCCGACATTGCCAATATCGGGTGCCAGATATTCTGGCAGGAAATCCGTGTTATCGGTAATGATAATGAGGATTGAAAACAGTAAAGGGATGCCCCACCCATATAAACAATACAACAGCAACCGTTTCGTATTCTTGCGGtcctttatattcatattctcACATACAGATCTGTGGAGaagataaattaacattaacttATTAGATCCTATTAAGTCAGCACTGTGTCTATGTAAATGCTGAAATGTTGCTTTTTATCATAGTATGCGTTATTATCAGATTTGTAGCAATCGAATTCGCATTTCTTGACAAGTTGATGCTTTTATGATACAACAATTTGCTATCAATTTATCGACAATTTTACTTTGAAGTTTGAAATCTCCATCATTGATACTGAATCAAAATGCATATTATAGTGTCTTTATATAGCCATCTTTTTATCGGATTACGTGTGTAAGAATAAGAAATGATCCGATTGGGACTTGACGAAATGTCAAGTATGCGAACGTTTGGATGCGATGCAAATATGTAATCAATTGCGTAGGTCCCCAGAAAGATAAGCGAAGGAGGGGAAAATCGCGGTTGAATGATAACGGAGGTGGTAGGATTGGGGAAAGGATCCTAGAAAAGTAAGCATATTCTGTAattcttaacgacagctagggatatcgttacgtgtcatTGCGTAGCTTTtttaccatgtataatatctgcgcaatgactctgtaacgataccgaattgtcgctataaagttacagaataggcctACAGGGAAGTGAGATGGTCCTGCTGCGAAATAAGCCTGCGTGTAGTCCACAAGGGATGTATCGGTATTTCTGTGCAAGTTTAACAATAGAGGCAATTTCGCGATAAGCGAGTATGTGTAGTCTCGTTCCGCTTGTTCGTATCCATTCGCTATTGTAGTTCGATAAATATAAGTGCCGTTCAAGAAAGATACACAAAGTTTGAACATTTATATCCGATTAAATCATCTTTGAAATTTAGCCATACTTACACGAGATAGTTACTTAAAGATAACATCAGCGAAAAACTTTACATCTTCAGAAATATAATAGCAACAGATTATAATTCATTTCAACATGCTTCTCATAATTCTGACAAGTAAAATGTCGCTATTGGACTAACAATACAGATTTACATTGTTACCTGCGAGTTGCTTCAATGTCGATATATTCAAATTTGTTGAAGACAAATATATGGCAAGTTGCCAGTatcaaataatttcaaatttatgcgATTTCACTTAGACACGCTTTGTTACCCTGGCAAAATAAAACAAGCAAGCGTAAAGCGTAAAGTGAAATATCGGATcgtaaagaaaaagtaaatgaAAAGAGTGACAAAGGTGTAATTGAACTCTTCATAAAACGTAGACTTGGACATTGGAGTATGAGCATATACGACGCTTGTACGACGattcaaaaagttttttatttttaccagtGTAATAAACgacattttccaaatttaacttttaaatatatgattgCCATATTAACAGTATAATTTGCCATATCATAGAATTTTGTTGAAACGCTATGTAAAAATGATTtgcaaaacaattattaatattttataaaaagttaatacttcTTTGCCtacttttgtaaatatatattcaaacaattgaaaattataatttttattgaaatttataagttaAGAAATATACTGTTGGAATATGATGTCAGTCATAAAGATGAAGTTAATAAAAATCACAAAACTCTGGTGAAAAATCAGTGAGATAATTGAGATACCATGcagataaataagaaaatagtttTGTGCGGTAATAAACcttatttatactattaaaattaaagaattaatttaataattaattatctaaGAGAAACAATCATTAATTTTGTGCACAGTAAAATAAGTGTCTCATTTATCTAATCCACGATAATTCCATTTAACCCAATGGTATCATAGTCTATGACTTACCTAAAAGTCCGCCATATGTCGAAGCACATAACGTTAAGCCAAAAAAACACCGCATGAAAACTAAAAAACCCGATGTAagctagaaaaatattttgttatgttTCTTTAACATTATTCGTATACGAATATTTCCTAAGACGTTTGTATACAAACCTATAGCTTTGCACAATGTTCTGTTTCGTTCAAATGTGACTTTGTCGTACCAATTGATGATGAATGCGAAGATGGTAGTCAGCAAAATACTGCTCACATAACATATAACCGTTTTTCCATGAATATTTTGCAGATTCGGTAAATACGCGTACACTAGCAACGTCATCAGTAGAAATATGCATTTGACAACCAATATAGCGAACCACCAGTTAGCGCTaaacaaaaaatgcattttaggTTTCATAATTCGTAGGATATATAAATGCGACACATTTATCTAATGCTCGAAAATTGATCtgacattatttttatcaattttacatacattaataatgCTTCTCCTTGTGCTGCGTATACGTATAACTAAGATGTTTACAGCTCTCAaatactagaatattttttaattatatggtGCTCGCCATGTTACTATATGTTATGATTTTTTGACATCGTAAAATTGAAACAAACTATATCTGtcgaatttaatcaaatttaaaatatttgaggtGGAACAGATAAGAGTCTGAATGCATAGTAATTTGCTAGCAACGTTAATTAAAGTCTAATgcattaaattgtaattatttactaGGAAATCAATACAAATTTACATTTCCGGAACAAATTTCCGATATAACAAGATATTGGCAAATCccatattttaatacaatttctcTATTTGGTcatatttacaaagataaagATGAGTGAAAATAGTAATAGAGTAGCTGGTAAATGTACAGctattgacaaaattattaggcaccctatTTATTTAACAGGTTTTTCATTTAGAAGGAAATAAATAAcactatctttataaatgttatcaaaaagcaagactgcctaataattttgtcaatggctatatacgaataataattattatatttatacatgcaGTTATtgcatgatatattttatagtagAAGACTGTGATATAGTTTGAGactataatagaaataatataccTTTTATAATGCTCATTACTCAGGTATTTGGAACAGGAAAACAATTCAAATCTAGCAGAGTTGTCGTCGGAATAGTTATGTTGGACTTCGAAGCAGTACATGTTGTCCGTatcataattattgataaaaatatgtcCATTTGATGTCAGTAACACAAGTTTTTCCCAATTATTTGGATCGTAACTGTGCACAGAGTCACACGATGGCTTCTGAATCAAAATTCCGTGGCCTAAGTAAAGAGAAGTAAATTAATTCCGTTTCTCTGTGGGTAGTATTAACATCGACAATTGTcaactattatttataatcaattagtAATGACAGAGGAACAatgtattaaacataaaaatataaatttttcttagcaAGTAATAGAAGTGTTTAAATACCATTAGATGTAGGGTTGCCAGATTGGGGGATTTTACTCTAAATTTAGGTTTTGTTAATATCAAGTGAAAATATTTGACAGAACggaaaattcataatttttgtaagaagAAAATAAGTATTTGTACTATTTGTATTTTCCCAGAAATTCTAccgtaatgtaataaaaatttgaggaaATCATTCAGTTTGGTAACTCTGATTAGTAATACTTTTGTTCGTGTCGAAAGTGAACGAATTTATCTGATTCACGGCGTTCACAAAAGCATTGTAAAATTCTCCCACTTCATTGGTAAAACGGAGAAAACTAATGCAACCGTcttcataaaaatatctatcTTCGGGACAGCACTTTCTGATACAAGCGTTCGTGTCGCAGAATTGTGGATCCCTACAGATACGGACTACCAATCTTCGTTTAACTGCAAACTCCGGCGTCATCTCGAGACAAGCGTTATCCTCAGTAACTGGTTCCTCTTTGACATTATTTTCCAGCGATGGTATCATGACCTGTTAAGATGTTTTTATTCTTATCGACATATGTTGAAggtttctattttataataaggtataaatgcttttataaattatccTACATAACAATGTGTCTATTTTATTACTGGTGTATTGCACGAAATTGTAACATTTACTGTTGTCAGAATTATGAAACCTAAGTTTTACACGGTACTACTGACGCGAGATAAATATGATGCTGTTTTCTAACTGGCAATACATTTACAATTGAAATTAGATCAcgttttgtatataatacatttatagacAAGATAGGCTTGTGTATGGTCTTAACTAATCTCACCAGGATTTGtgattgaaataatattctttaattttgcataaaatatttgagtcTTTTTTTAACTATGTGTCGTTACTTTTGGTTTCAAACACAGATCTTAGTTTGAatcagaataaataatatcacagaattaataaattaagaagcCAATCTTTATTACTAACATTAACGTAGCACCTTTTAAGAACCGTCATCtcagaaaaagtgaaaaatgtatacataatatacattgaCACCTCTAAACTTGTAATTAACTTCATTTATAAGAAAACAATAACAGTTTTAGACTAGCGAGAGTCCCGATTTAAATCCCACAAGGGCTATGTAGGAAGAGCTTAGGCACATACGTTAAGAAAAGCAAATATTCAAATACGAAGCTTTTTTTCAaggttttaaaagtaaaattgataaaaatcctTCTTACTCGCATATTAAAGCTCCTCAACTTAATGTCACTTCGTGTGCGGCAGTAATCAAAGCAAATGGATATGCCACTAAACATTGTAAGACAGAACATTAATATATCTACAATATAAGcaattttagttataaattctggctaaaattaataattcaaataatgatGAAATAGTTATGGTGGCTTCAAATACAATTtggttacaaaatatttatgtatgagcaacaagtttcaatatttttgttttaattagttacaagaatttatttttgtcaccttggtaagataattttttgggtatatagtaaaaataaaacgctaaaaatatttgtgtcaaaatattaatagacGCTACTGTATATTTCGGAAATCATATTTGTGCCAATGTATTTTTCTATTCATgcataaaagtgaaaaaacgAAACATCAAAAGCAATGTTACGCAATAAAATCTTGTGTAAAAgtgaaattttgttttctttaattacagATTGTTAACctaactaaaaattttaaattttcagaatacttaaaataataattattacacaattGTTGATACACAATGAaagttatattacaattaaaaattctaatttcttCCTTACCGAATATGTATTGTTCCGTAGGAAGATATCGTTTTCGTTAATTTCATAGTTAATGATCGGTCCTTTACACTTAGGTGGACCTTGGGTGAGTATCACTGTACTTTCTGCGTCAGTCGATCTATTTAACAAAAATGCTCCAAGAGTCTGTGATTCATTTAATCGGGTCACACATGTGTTTGTGCCGCTGTCGAATATTGTATCGCCAAAGCAACATTTTCTGGTATGTAAGAGCTGCGGAAAGGATGTATTAATTGCTTTTACTTGTTGGTCCTTGTTTGATTGACagtaaagaattattattatgggGTTTCCTTCCCCTATCGTGTAAAATAATTCAAGGCAAACTGGCACctacaaataatttgttaagTTGTTAAGCAAGAGCCACTTACTTTTAATGtcgtttaaataattgttaaataattgttaaataacattttactttAGTTATATGATTAGAATGGTATATCAAGTgtggatattattatttttcttctaaatgaTATCAATGGGTACATACATTAGCGAATCAAAAAAGCATTTCTTGTATTTTCTAGGTTTCTCtttatacttctttattattctctttatacTTCTTATAAAACTTGATTACTATTTTGTCAATCATGACATTGCGACCTTAAAGTTAAAGATAGACAAgatcaatttaatttcaatttacctCTAAGTTAGCGATAGATTCGAAATTGTCGAGTACCATTGCCACAAGATCCTCAGATTCGTCGCACTGAGGAATTCCTTGGAATTCTCTGGTAATGTTCCAATAGTGAACCTCTATCGCGAATAGCGGTACTGATTCACAGTTGGTGAAACTATTTACAAAAATCTGTCCTGATGGGCAACATTTCGTCAGTTGCCACTCGGATGATGCTTTTATCAAGGATAATAGCAGGCCGAGCAAAGCAAACCTTATCATAGACATAGTTGTGTAAAACTGTAATTATtcgtttatttaatacaaagtatATGTCTCTGTATTATTATTGCTTTTCTGAAGTCAACGTCACGTTCTTAATTGATACTTCCAGATTATTATTTCGGTTACTTTGCAGTTACATTTCAAAGCTGCTGCTCTAGTTTGTATTTTAAACCTGTTTTTTCTACGTACACttcgttttaataaaatataattcactTGTCTACAAATAATACATGCAGcattttttcctcttcttcaaAAAGAACTTCCtgctgaattattattttaagtcgtatttaaaccaatttctttaattgcttAAGTTTTAAACCGTCATTTCACATCGATTTGTAAGTTTTATGCACAACAATATTAATGCTTTCCTgcacttaattttatttctgtgtgTTTCGATTCTTCTTTCGTTTACTACTCCGGGCAGAAATAGTTGCTATCTGTTTAATAATAACTtgaattattatgtttttattgaaaTCATTCTGAGCATAAATTTATGTTTGTACCATTTTAAATTGGGTTATACAATATTtgatatcaaattattattttgtaataggtgattattaaaattttaaaacgaaGATCAATATTTATcctcaatatttctttttcttttccaagcaaagagattatatttttatatatttataaattataacgtttctataaattaaatttttatgtatatcatTCTATCTAAATATATCACTTATTTTgtttatcaacaaaaaattgagataaacATCTATTTAACGTATCGTAGTAAAAGTaacagaataaataattaacttactTGTTTGAAAAATTGTGATCCTCACTCAGTTCTctctttatttatcaattttcttgTCTTCTTGAAGTGATGTTACGTTGCAGCGAGTTATCTGTGTATTCAGTCGAATACTCGTTTCCTTTGTATGTGTCTCTGTAATTAATCAACGACTTGTcccattaattttataatattgcccAGTCTGAGGATACGTtgcttttaatgaaattattctttGACATTCGTCGACATTATTTACACATGTTTCTTAATGTGACACAATCGAATAGATTA encodes:
- the LOC105201068 gene encoding probable G-protein coupled receptor Mth-like 3, with product MSMIRFALLGLLLSLIKASSEWQLTKCCPSGQIFVNSFTNCESVPLFAIEVHYWNITREFQGIPQCDESEDLVAMVLDNFESIANLEVPVCLELFYTIGEGNPIIIILYCQSNKDQQVKAINTSFPQLLHTRKCCFGDTIFDSGTNTCVTRLNESQTLGAFLLNRSTDAESTVILTQGPPKCKGPIINYEINENDIFLRNNTYSVMIPSLENNVKEEPVTEDNACLEMTPEFAVKRRLVVRICRDPQFCDTNACIRKCCPEDRYFYEDGCISFLRFTNEVGEFYNAFVNAVNQINSFTFDTNKSHGILIQKPSCDSVHSYDPNNWEKLVLLTSNGHIFINNYDTDNMYCFEVQHNYSDDNSARFELFSCSKYLSNEHYKSANWWFAILVVKCIFLLMTLLVYAYLPNLQNIHGKTVICYVSSILLTTIFAFIINWYDKVTFERNRTLCKAIAYIGFFSFHAVFFWLNVMCFDIWRTFRSVCENMNIKDRKNTKRLLLYCLYGWGIPLLFSILIIITDNTDFLPEYLAPDIGNVGCALTYKDSWNNYSDLIFAYGPETIVTISNVVFFILTSMYYNKIKTDIKNVDIDPRSKQFYSIKNRFIMFVKLFIVMGMQWIFETVQYFFTKSLGSDHHMKVFSYPILVLECLEGLLIFIIFVMKKNVYQAIRKRLQDIKKN